In Syntrophotaleaceae bacterium, a genomic segment contains:
- a CDS encoding EAL domain-containing protein has protein sequence MNACEFDRVPRILIVDDNQSIHEDFKKILLKEKTADIQLEDLENLLFGESHLVFVPPDYALDFASQGKEALELVEKARDEGRPYALAYVDGRMPPGWDGIETISRLWEVSPDLQVVLCTAYADYSWDEIQQKLGETDSLVILKKPFDIAEVLQLTHALTRKWQLNRQIQGRLHQLAYFDSLTGLANRTQFMDCLRRSLSGAKRKNRKAALLYVDLNDFKRINDTLGHSIGDRLLEIMAQRLTSCVRESDLVGCCQEECRTARLGGDEFTVLLSDIDSDGTVASVAHRIFCCLSQPVELGPHQVMITPSIGIALFPADGEDPDTLLKNADMAMYFAKRNGPKSYQFFQESMNAEALKRLTLETQLSGALQRNEMFLAYQPQFDLQTQKLSGLEVLLRWENHELGLVPPMEFIPIAEECGLIHVIGDWVMRTACRQARKWIDQGIGLPRIAVNVSPREFIHSDFLSRVRSALAESRLDPSILQIEITENLLMEDYRGTDKTIAALNEMGVQLAIDDFGKGYSNLTRLQALAIDYLKIDRAFVSGIDTGFREKSVLNAIIAMAEGMDLGVIAEGVETSSQYLYLKERRCDEAQGYLLSWPLNLDQAEAFLRQFGGNSTGLFPECFSET, from the coding sequence ATGAATGCCTGTGAGTTCGATCGGGTGCCGCGCATCCTGATCGTCGACGACAATCAGTCGATCCACGAGGATTTTAAAAAAATACTGCTGAAAGAAAAGACCGCCGACATTCAGCTTGAAGATCTTGAAAACCTTCTATTCGGCGAAAGCCATCTGGTATTCGTCCCCCCGGACTACGCCCTGGACTTCGCCTCCCAGGGGAAGGAAGCCCTCGAACTGGTCGAAAAGGCCCGGGACGAAGGGAGACCCTATGCATTGGCCTATGTGGATGGGCGCATGCCGCCGGGGTGGGACGGCATCGAGACGATCAGCCGCCTGTGGGAGGTCAGCCCCGACCTGCAGGTGGTGCTCTGTACGGCCTATGCCGATTACTCCTGGGACGAGATCCAGCAGAAGCTCGGCGAAACCGACAGCCTGGTCATTTTGAAAAAACCGTTCGATATCGCCGAAGTGCTGCAGTTGACCCACGCCCTGACGCGCAAGTGGCAACTCAACCGCCAGATCCAGGGCCGTCTGCATCAGCTTGCCTATTTCGACAGCTTGACCGGACTGGCCAATCGCACCCAGTTCATGGACTGCCTGCGCCGGTCCCTGAGCGGGGCGAAGAGAAAAAACCGCAAGGCCGCCCTGCTCTACGTCGACCTCAACGATTTCAAGCGCATCAACGATACCCTGGGACACAGCATCGGCGACCGGCTGCTGGAAATCATGGCCCAACGTTTGACCAGCTGTGTCAGGGAATCGGATCTCGTCGGATGCTGCCAGGAAGAGTGCAGGACCGCCCGGCTGGGAGGGGACGAATTCACCGTGCTGCTGAGCGATATCGATTCGGACGGGACCGTCGCCTCGGTGGCTCACCGGATCTTCTGCTGCCTCTCCCAGCCGGTCGAGTTGGGGCCGCACCAGGTGATGATCACGCCCAGCATCGGCATCGCCCTGTTTCCGGCGGATGGTGAAGATCCCGATACCCTGCTGAAAAACGCGGACATGGCCATGTATTTCGCCAAGCGCAACGGGCCGAAGAGTTACCAGTTTTTCCAGGAGTCGATGAACGCCGAGGCCCTGAAGCGGCTCACCCTCGAGACACAGCTCTCCGGTGCCCTGCAGCGCAATGAAATGTTCCTGGCCTACCAGCCGCAGTTCGACCTGCAGACGCAAAAGCTGAGCGGTCTAGAAGTTTTGCTGCGCTGGGAAAACCACGAACTCGGCCTGGTGCCGCCGATGGAATTCATCCCGATCGCCGAAGAGTGCGGCTTGATCCATGTCATCGGAGACTGGGTAATGCGGACCGCCTGCCGTCAGGCTCGAAAGTGGATCGACCAGGGGATCGGTCTGCCCCGCATCGCCGTCAACGTTTCACCCCGGGAATTCATCCATTCCGATTTCCTGTCGCGGGTTCGATCAGCCCTGGCTGAGAGCAGACTCGACCCTTCGATCCTGCAGATCGAAATCACTGAAAACCTGCTCATGGAGGATTATCGGGGGACGGACAAGACGATAGCCGCTCTCAACGAAATGGGGGTGCAACTCGCTATCGACGATTTCGGCAAGGGCTATTCCAACTTGACCCGCCTGCAGGCCCTCGCCATCGACTATCTGAAAATCGATCGCGCCTTTGTCAGCGGAATCGATACCGGATTCCGCGAAAAGTCGGTCCTCAACGCCATCATCGCCATGGCCGAGGGGATGGATCTGGGAGTCATCGCTGAAGGGGTGGAAACCAGCAGCCAATACCTGTATCTTAAGGAAAGGCGATGTGACGAGGCGCAGGGTTACCTGCTCAGCTGGCCTCTGAATCTGGATCAGGCTGAAGCGTTTTTGCGGCAGTTTGGTGGGAACTCTACCGGTTTATTCCCGGAATGCTTTTCGGAGACTTGA